The Coriobacteriia bacterium genome includes a window with the following:
- a CDS encoding 30S ribosomal protein S18 yields MSDFARKPRRKYCQFCKDHTEYIDYKDVQLLRKFMTDRGKIKPRRVSGNCAQHQHRLSMAIKRAREMALVPYTVPVISGRIDRRGGR; encoded by the coding sequence ATGTCCGATTTCGCCCGCAAGCCGAGGCGCAAGTACTGCCAGTTCTGCAAGGATCACACGGAGTACATCGACTACAAGGACGTGCAGCTGCTTCGCAAGTTCATGACTGACCGCGGCAAGATCAAGCCGCGTCGCGTGTCCGGCAACTGCGCTCAGCACCAGCACCGTCTCTCGATGGCGATCAAGCGCGCTCGTGAGATGGCACTCGTGCCGTACACCGTTCCGGTCATCAGCGGCCGCATCGACCGCAGGGGCGGCAGGTAG
- a CDS encoding 50S ribosomal protein L9 gives MKVILLQELKGRGGEGDVIEVARGFAVNYLMPRKIAMEATKGNLKQLELRMHNIQKREDQRITEASGLAGQLDGKVVTIEAKVGEEGRLFGSVTHAHIEAAILEQLGVEVDRRKIETHGAIKEAGPHVIEIAVYRDTKAELTVNVVPEGGVIAAAPETVVVEVEGVSADGEAMVEVVEETAEQAAADVAIEEATDEVAETVEAEEETAE, from the coding sequence ATGAAGGTCATCTTGTTGCAGGAACTGAAGGGTCGCGGAGGCGAGGGCGACGTCATCGAGGTCGCTCGCGGCTTCGCGGTCAACTACCTCATGCCCCGCAAAATCGCCATGGAGGCGACCAAGGGCAACCTCAAGCAGCTCGAGCTTCGGATGCACAACATTCAGAAGCGCGAGGACCAGCGCATCACTGAGGCTAGTGGTCTCGCTGGCCAGCTCGATGGCAAGGTCGTCACCATCGAGGCCAAGGTGGGCGAGGAGGGCCGTCTGTTCGGCTCGGTCACCCATGCTCACATCGAGGCTGCGATTCTCGAGCAGCTCGGCGTCGAAGTCGACCGCCGCAAGATCGAGACGCATGGCGCCATCAAGGAGGCGGGTCCTCACGTCATCGAGATCGCTGTCTATCGCGATACGAAGGCTGAGCTCACCGTCAACGTCGTGCCGGAGGGTGGCGTGATCGCTGCCGCTCCCGAGACCGTCGTCGTCGAGGTCGAGGGTGTCAGCGCTGATGGCGAGGCGATGGTCGAGGTGGTCGAGGAGACCGCCGAGCAGGCCGCCGCTGACGTCGCGATCGAAGAGGCCACCGATGAGGTCGCCGAAACGGTCGAGGCCGAGGAGGAGACCGCCGAGTAG
- a CDS encoding single-stranded DNA-binding protein, whose translation MSINRVCITGNLTRDPEPRETAGGMAILKMGIAVNDRRKNAQTGDWEEVPNFFDVVVFGKRAESLSRFLSKGSKIAVEGKLRWSQWETPDGDKRSKVEIVADDIEFMSSRGEGGGGGGGYSAPSAPAAPSPSSNDEDIPF comes from the coding sequence ATGAGCATCAATCGAGTTTGCATCACCGGCAATCTGACCCGTGACCCGGAGCCCCGCGAGACTGCGGGCGGCATGGCGATTCTCAAGATGGGAATCGCTGTGAACGACCGCCGCAAGAACGCGCAGACCGGCGATTGGGAAGAGGTGCCGAACTTCTTCGACGTCGTCGTCTTCGGCAAGCGCGCCGAGTCGCTGTCTCGTTTCCTGTCCAAGGGCTCGAAGATCGCGGTCGAGGGCAAGCTCCGCTGGAGCCAGTGGGAGACCCCCGATGGTGACAAGCGCTCGAAGGTCGAGATCGTCGCAGACGACATCGAGTTCATGAGCTCACGCGGCGAAGGCGGCGGCGGTGGCGGCGGTTACAGCGCCCCGAGCGCTCCGGCCGCACCGAGCCCCTCGTCGAACGACGAAGACATCCCGTTCTAG
- a CDS encoding glutaredoxin family protein, whose product MNGPPKSQPRIVIYTSPSCHWCRVAKSYLDNKGLSYREVDVINDVRGRKEMARMTGQYGVPVIRVGDRAMTGWDKAEFERLLRGGGRR is encoded by the coding sequence ATGAACGGTCCTCCGAAGAGCCAACCGCGAATCGTCATCTACACGAGCCCCTCGTGTCATTGGTGCCGCGTCGCGAAGAGCTACCTCGACAACAAAGGACTCAGCTATCGCGAGGTCGACGTGATCAACGACGTGCGCGGGCGCAAGGAGATGGCCCGAATGACGGGTCAGTACGGCGTGCCGGTCATCCGCGTAGGAGACCGGGCGATGACCGGCTGGGACAAAGCCGAGTTCGAACGACTGCTCCGAGGCGGCGGGCGCCGCTAG
- a CDS encoding MFS transporter yields the protein MQSNVFAPLRIADFRRLWLGQVVSVVGDKIHTIAMAMMVYALTGSMLQMGVMLGVTLLPAAIFGLPAGVYIDRWDRRTTMMAADLVRAVIVLAIPWVVGYGIWWAYGLAFLASTVSLFFVPAKRALIPDIVGTDDLMAANSLDNASEAIAELAGLGLGAVIVASIGYRWAFSIDAATFVVSAISISLIQYRQKPLPFPAQETDFISETLGGVRAIWASEVLRPLSGVYVTSAMFASASIAVCYALALERYDMGAPGLAMLDGASAVGMLAGAMIVGRLGPGRAGAKFLAGMTMFGFVFSLVALADSIWAAMALLVTAGIANMFFFIPAITLFQTRSDASVRGRVMAANTTATRISMVLGIVLAGAVADGIRIETLIVIIGFAAILAAGIGWLSRPLREA from the coding sequence TTGCAGTCCAACGTGTTCGCTCCGCTCCGCATCGCCGACTTCCGGCGGCTGTGGCTCGGCCAGGTCGTCTCGGTGGTGGGGGACAAGATACACACCATCGCGATGGCGATGATGGTCTACGCGCTCACGGGCTCGATGCTGCAGATGGGCGTGATGCTGGGTGTGACGCTGCTGCCTGCCGCGATCTTCGGCCTACCAGCCGGCGTCTACATCGACCGGTGGGACCGCCGCACCACGATGATGGCCGCCGACCTCGTGCGTGCGGTCATCGTGCTGGCGATCCCCTGGGTCGTCGGCTACGGCATCTGGTGGGCGTATGGGCTCGCGTTCCTCGCATCGACGGTGTCGCTGTTCTTCGTGCCCGCCAAGCGCGCGCTCATCCCCGACATCGTGGGCACCGACGACCTGATGGCCGCCAACTCCCTCGACAACGCCTCCGAGGCGATCGCGGAACTCGCCGGCCTCGGACTCGGTGCGGTCATCGTCGCGTCGATCGGCTACCGCTGGGCGTTCTCGATCGACGCCGCGACCTTCGTCGTCTCGGCGATCTCGATCTCATTGATCCAGTATCGGCAGAAGCCATTGCCGTTTCCCGCGCAGGAGACCGACTTCATCTCCGAGACGCTCGGTGGCGTGCGCGCAATCTGGGCGAGTGAGGTCCTGCGGCCGCTTTCGGGTGTGTACGTGACCAGCGCGATGTTCGCCTCGGCGTCGATCGCCGTGTGCTACGCGCTCGCACTCGAACGCTACGACATGGGTGCGCCCGGGCTCGCGATGCTCGATGGGGCGAGCGCGGTGGGCATGCTCGCGGGCGCGATGATCGTGGGCCGGCTCGGTCCCGGCCGAGCAGGCGCGAAGTTCCTCGCCGGCATGACGATGTTCGGGTTCGTGTTCTCGCTCGTGGCGCTCGCGGACAGCATCTGGGCCGCGATGGCGCTGCTCGTGACCGCGGGCATCGCGAACATGTTCTTCTTCATCCCGGCGATCACTCTGTTCCAGACGCGTTCCGACGCGAGCGTGCGCGGCCGGGTGATGGCTGCGAACACGACTGCGACTCGCATCTCGATGGTGCTCGGCATCGTGCTCGCGGGCGCCGTCGCCGACGGCATCCGAATCGAGACACTCATCGTCATCATCGGCTTTGCGGCGATCCTTGCCGCCGGTATCGGCTGGCTCAGCCGCCCGTTGCGCGAAGCGTAG
- a CDS encoding 30S ribosomal protein S6, with protein MKAYELLLMLNPSLEEEARAAVLDKVQGIITADGGVVDTVDGWGKRKLAFEIGKVTEGDYVLVDFHTKPAAIAELDRVLRITDPVVRFMLVHREDRE; from the coding sequence ATGAAGGCTTACGAACTGTTGCTCATGCTCAACCCCTCCCTCGAGGAGGAGGCCCGCGCGGCTGTCCTGGACAAGGTCCAGGGCATCATCACCGCTGACGGGGGCGTTGTGGATACCGTTGATGGATGGGGCAAGCGCAAGCTTGCTTTCGAAATCGGCAAGGTGACCGAGGGCGATTACGTCCTGGTCGACTTCCACACCAAGCCAGCTGCTATCGCCGAGCTTGACCGTGTGCTGCGCATCACCGATCCCGTGGTTCGCTTCATGCTCGTGCATCGCGAAGACCGCGAGTAA
- a CDS encoding ABC transporter permease has translation MNWRRYRLIVWKELRQFRRDPLLLRIVFIMPILQLIMFGYVVGADVTNVKTAVVDHDKTATSRELVRAFESSNYFTIVSRPDREADLKPLLDSTTAQVAIVIDAGTEAALTAGRTVPVGIVVDGADSKTASVASSYAAQTIAEFNDRRLALQMARVKGPKLDSRVRVVFNPSMKAVNAMIPGLIATVLMISVMSIMSQAVVRERARGTLEQMMVTPLTRGEYLLGKITPYVGIAIVQMSFVAAIGRFWFQVPFNGNIVTVAVGLGIFTFTSIGMGLLVSLVSKTQQQAQQMTMFVLLPSMVLSGFMFPIESMPANVVPLTYFIPLRYALVVLRASFLKGATIPDLVVPLGAMVAFSVLIFGIAITRFSRTLGE, from the coding sequence ATGAACTGGAGACGTTACCGACTCATCGTCTGGAAGGAACTGCGCCAGTTCCGACGCGACCCGCTGCTGCTGAGGATCGTGTTCATCATGCCGATCCTCCAGCTCATCATGTTCGGCTACGTGGTCGGCGCCGACGTCACCAACGTCAAGACCGCCGTGGTCGACCACGACAAGACCGCGACGTCACGCGAGCTCGTGCGCGCATTCGAGAGCAGCAACTACTTCACGATCGTCTCGCGCCCCGATCGCGAGGCCGACCTCAAGCCGCTGCTGGATAGCACGACCGCGCAGGTCGCCATCGTCATCGATGCCGGGACCGAAGCAGCGCTCACCGCCGGGCGTACGGTGCCGGTGGGTATCGTCGTGGACGGCGCCGACAGCAAGACCGCCTCGGTGGCAAGCAGCTACGCGGCCCAGACCATCGCGGAGTTCAACGACCGCCGCCTCGCGCTGCAGATGGCGCGGGTCAAGGGACCCAAGCTCGACTCGCGCGTGCGCGTGGTGTTCAACCCGTCGATGAAGGCGGTCAACGCGATGATCCCCGGGCTCATCGCCACGGTGCTCATGATCTCGGTAATGTCGATCATGAGCCAAGCCGTCGTGCGCGAACGGGCGCGCGGCACGCTCGAGCAAATGATGGTCACGCCGCTCACGCGCGGCGAGTACCTCCTCGGCAAGATCACGCCCTACGTGGGAATCGCGATCGTGCAGATGTCGTTCGTCGCGGCGATCGGGCGATTCTGGTTCCAGGTGCCGTTCAACGGCAACATCGTCACCGTCGCGGTCGGGCTCGGCATCTTCACGTTTACGTCGATCGGCATGGGGCTGCTCGTGTCGCTCGTGTCCAAGACGCAGCAGCAGGCGCAGCAGATGACGATGTTCGTGCTGCTGCCGTCGATGGTTCTCTCGGGCTTCATGTTCCCGATCGAGTCGATGCCGGCCAACGTCGTCCCGCTGACGTACTTCATCCCGCTGCGCTACGCGCTCGTGGTGTTGCGCGCGAGCTTCCTTAAGGGCGCGACCATCCCGGACCTCGTGGTGCCGCTCGGCGCGATGGTCGCGTTCAGCGTGCTGATCTTCGGCATCGCGATAACGCGCTTCTCACGCACCCTCGGGGAGTAG
- the dnaB gene encoding replicative DNA helicase, producing MADVLDRERAPRSSGGFDRVPPHNLEAEQAVLGTMFLSLDAVEGALTQLQPEDFYRPAHARIFTAMADLHNRSIPIDHLSVADRLESSGELEAAGGKPYLLDVTGVVPTAANWPRYAEIVKRNSMLRQLIGAGTGVVALGYDAPDDLDQVVGDAERLIFDVTNKRVQSNFKEIKGLLTESFKQLEELAERKEHVTGVHTGFDKLDRLLAGLHPGDLCILGARPAVGKTALALNIGVNAAKKGASVAIFSLEMSAEQLVQRVLCSEARINLQDVRTGYVKDSDWYAIHNAMGKLAALDFWVDDTPSISILEVRAKARRQLRNKEKGLIIVDYLQLMQPQGRRSENRQTEIAEISRGLKILGKELHVPILALSQLSRGVEQRQGKRPQLSDLRESGAIEQDADVVMFIDRNTDPRAEDEEGRPQKGMAELIVAKHRNGPTGNVPLVFNDRFTKFTEPPSGPTP from the coding sequence ATGGCTGACGTCTTGGATCGCGAACGAGCACCCCGCAGTAGTGGCGGGTTCGATCGCGTGCCGCCACACAATCTTGAAGCGGAACAAGCCGTGCTCGGAACCATGTTCCTTTCGCTAGACGCGGTCGAAGGCGCACTGACGCAGTTGCAGCCCGAGGACTTCTACCGGCCCGCGCACGCCCGCATCTTCACGGCCATGGCCGACCTGCACAACCGCTCGATTCCCATCGACCACCTCTCCGTCGCCGACCGTCTCGAGTCGAGCGGTGAGCTCGAGGCTGCGGGTGGCAAGCCCTACCTGCTCGACGTAACCGGCGTGGTCCCGACGGCCGCCAACTGGCCCCGCTACGCCGAGATCGTCAAGCGCAACTCGATGCTCCGCCAGCTCATCGGAGCCGGAACCGGTGTCGTCGCGCTTGGTTACGACGCCCCCGACGACCTCGACCAGGTCGTCGGGGACGCCGAGCGTCTGATCTTCGATGTGACCAACAAGCGGGTCCAGAGCAACTTCAAGGAGATCAAGGGACTGCTCACCGAGTCCTTCAAGCAGCTTGAGGAGCTCGCGGAGCGCAAGGAGCACGTCACCGGCGTGCACACCGGATTCGACAAACTCGACCGGCTTCTTGCCGGCTTGCACCCGGGCGACCTCTGCATCCTCGGTGCGCGTCCTGCCGTCGGCAAGACGGCACTTGCGCTCAACATCGGCGTGAACGCCGCCAAGAAGGGCGCCTCGGTCGCCATCTTCTCGCTCGAGATGTCAGCCGAGCAGCTGGTTCAGCGTGTGCTCTGCTCGGAGGCGCGCATCAATCTCCAGGACGTGCGTACCGGCTACGTCAAGGACTCGGACTGGTACGCGATCCACAACGCGATGGGCAAGCTCGCCGCGCTCGACTTCTGGGTGGACGACACGCCATCGATCTCGATTCTTGAGGTTCGCGCCAAGGCGCGCCGGCAGCTGCGCAACAAGGAGAAGGGCCTCATCATCGTCGACTACCTGCAGCTCATGCAGCCACAGGGTCGTCGCTCGGAGAACCGGCAGACCGAGATCGCCGAGATCAGCCGAGGGCTCAAAATCCTGGGCAAAGAACTCCATGTCCCCATCCTCGCGCTCTCGCAGCTCTCGCGTGGCGTCGAGCAGCGTCAGGGCAAGCGGCCGCAACTTTCGGACCTCCGTGAATCGGGCGCCATCGAGCAGGACGCAGACGTCGTCATGTTCATCGACCGCAACACCGACCCCCGGGCCGAAGACGAAGAGGGGCGTCCGCAGAAGGGCATGGCCGAGCTGATCGTGGCCAAGCACCGTAACGGACCTACCGGCAACGTGCCGCTCGTCTTCAACGACCGCTTCACCAAGTTCACTGAGCCACCGTCCGGGCCCACGCCCTAG
- a CDS encoding FAD-binding protein: MSSPEYRVIIVGAGPAGIFAALELARSGVTDVLVVEKGHAIAKRRCPARRTACTGCKTCDIMTGWGGAGAFSDGKLTLTTEVGGWLGDFVPRAELEVLVDYADQLWLEFGATTDVHGPDPATATALEREATLAGMKLIPMRIRHLGTDRSPEVLDAMRVHLESVGVTVRTEVAAARIIAADGRVSGVELADGEVVSADIVIAAPGREGADWLAEQAHELGLGLVNNAVDIGVRVECPAPVMERLTDALYEAKLVYHTKAFGDTVRTFCMNPHGEVTTESYGDVVTVNGHSYAEAKTPYTNFAVLVSQRFTEPFRDPITYGRSIAKLANLLGDGILVQRLADLKAGRRSTTERIAQSLAEPTLAHATPGDLAAVLPYRHLTDIIEFLEAMEPLAPGISGPSTLLYGVEVKFYSSRLEVDPQMRTSIAGLYAIGDGAGITRGLIQASASGVMAARSVLGGATA, translated from the coding sequence GTGTCTTCCCCTGAGTACCGCGTCATCATCGTCGGAGCCGGCCCCGCCGGGATCTTCGCCGCCCTCGAACTCGCGAGAAGCGGCGTGACCGACGTTCTCGTCGTCGAGAAGGGCCACGCGATCGCCAAGCGTAGGTGCCCGGCTCGGCGGACGGCATGCACCGGCTGCAAGACCTGCGACATCATGACCGGCTGGGGCGGCGCCGGCGCCTTCTCGGACGGCAAGCTCACGCTGACCACGGAGGTCGGCGGCTGGCTCGGCGACTTCGTGCCGCGGGCCGAGCTCGAGGTGCTCGTCGACTACGCCGACCAACTGTGGCTGGAGTTCGGCGCGACGACCGACGTTCACGGCCCCGATCCGGCGACGGCGACCGCGCTCGAGCGCGAAGCGACGCTCGCCGGGATGAAGCTCATCCCGATGCGCATCAGGCATCTGGGCACCGATCGCTCGCCGGAGGTCCTCGACGCGATGCGCGTCCACCTCGAGTCGGTCGGCGTGACGGTGCGCACCGAGGTCGCTGCCGCGCGCATCATCGCAGCTGACGGTCGTGTGAGCGGCGTCGAGCTCGCTGACGGCGAGGTCGTCAGCGCCGACATCGTCATCGCGGCGCCCGGTCGCGAGGGCGCGGACTGGCTCGCCGAGCAGGCCCACGAGCTCGGCCTGGGGCTCGTCAACAACGCCGTCGACATAGGCGTTCGCGTCGAATGCCCGGCGCCAGTCATGGAGCGACTGACCGACGCGCTCTACGAGGCGAAACTCGTGTACCACACGAAGGCGTTCGGCGACACGGTGCGAACCTTCTGCATGAACCCGCACGGCGAGGTCACCACCGAGAGCTACGGCGACGTCGTCACCGTCAACGGGCACAGCTACGCCGAGGCCAAGACGCCGTACACCAACTTCGCGGTGCTCGTGAGCCAGCGCTTCACCGAGCCGTTCCGCGACCCCATCACCTACGGCCGCTCCATCGCCAAGCTCGCGAACCTGCTCGGCGACGGCATCCTCGTGCAGCGGCTCGCCGACCTCAAGGCCGGCCGCCGCTCGACGACCGAACGCATCGCCCAGTCGCTTGCCGAGCCCACGCTCGCGCACGCGACGCCGGGCGATCTCGCCGCTGTGCTTCCGTACCGCCACCTCACCGACATCATCGAATTCCTTGAGGCCATGGAGCCGCTCGCGCCCGGAATCAGCGGCCCGAGCACGTTGCTCTACGGCGTCGAAGTGAAGTTCTACTCGTCGCGTCTCGAGGTCGACCCGCAGATGCGCACGTCGATCGCCGGGCTCTATGCGATCGGTGACGGCGCGGGCATCACCCGCGGCCTCATCCAAGCGAGCGCGAGCGGCGTCATGGCCGCACGCTCCGTGCTTGGCGGCGCAACCGCGTGA
- a CDS encoding DUF2232 domain-containing protein: MDARLHPIADSMMLFAAVLIGVAIVPFVAFVGLPLAAAGIAGLAYRGHTMLAALAAAVGVAVVGVLGASDALYAAPVLAAVVLSVVLLPRRSFQAVAASLIGVLALANIAADEMLARSQGTTLPVAIGVETKAIAAEMVKASGNALPAETLDTLNQAVALMASAWPSAYFQTAVIVGVLIVAAISWAARKADRPIGVPSLHQLDLSPHVLWVFVAGVFLVAASYGSFAGSAIMGVVGLNLVLCARTLLFLQGISVAAGMLHRTDVGLGGRILLLAVLAAIDAFTLVVSFTGLLDFWVNFRRMPRDGVTSADVEPDGRRW, translated from the coding sequence GTGGATGCTCGCCTTCATCCCATAGCCGATTCGATGATGCTGTTCGCAGCGGTCCTCATCGGCGTAGCGATAGTGCCGTTCGTGGCGTTTGTCGGCCTGCCCCTCGCGGCAGCCGGGATCGCCGGATTGGCCTATCGCGGACACACGATGCTCGCGGCCCTTGCGGCAGCGGTAGGCGTCGCCGTGGTCGGGGTGCTCGGCGCATCCGATGCGCTCTATGCCGCTCCCGTTCTGGCAGCCGTCGTCCTTTCGGTCGTTCTGCTGCCCCGACGTTCCTTCCAGGCCGTCGCCGCTTCGCTCATCGGCGTGCTCGCACTCGCGAACATCGCCGCCGACGAAATGCTCGCGCGGTCGCAGGGAACCACGCTACCGGTCGCGATTGGTGTCGAAACCAAGGCGATAGCGGCCGAGATGGTCAAGGCGTCGGGAAACGCACTACCTGCGGAGACGCTCGACACACTCAACCAAGCGGTCGCGCTCATGGCATCCGCCTGGCCGTCGGCGTACTTCCAGACCGCCGTGATCGTCGGCGTTCTGATTGTCGCTGCGATCAGCTGGGCGGCCCGCAAGGCCGATCGGCCGATTGGAGTGCCGAGTCTCCACCAGCTCGACCTGTCCCCCCACGTTCTGTGGGTGTTCGTCGCGGGGGTGTTCCTCGTTGCGGCATCGTACGGTTCGTTCGCCGGCTCGGCGATCATGGGCGTGGTGGGACTGAATCTCGTGTTGTGTGCGCGGACACTGCTGTTCCTTCAGGGAATCAGCGTGGCGGCGGGGATGCTTCACCGGACCGACGTCGGTCTCGGCGGGCGCATCCTGCTCCTGGCTGTGCTCGCCGCGATCGACGCGTTCACACTCGTCGTCAGCTTCACGGGTCTGCTGGATTTCTGGGTCAATTTCAGGCGCATGCCGCGTGACGGTGTGACGTCTGCCGACGTCGAGCCCGATGGCCGACGCTGGTAA
- a CDS encoding YfhO family protein, translating into MEDGSRTSQPKRSLRDLAIGGGVFSLVMVLAFRYLALYDKSLVWVPDGAAQHFPTVYYWNQIVRDFLQNPAQGFPFWSWQLGFGADTINTLSFYAVGDPFVPLTLAFPMKSMELGFLVLYGVRLLCAGLFSAMYLRKMGARRFSALAGSLVYVFTAFTLLYSVHHPIFATALALFPLMLLGAEYALEGKRYWVLVLAVFLSAAGNFYFFYMEALTLILYVLARYFEITPKPERWRRLVPEGLRVGSSVLLGVLLAGPVLFPSIAAVFTTARRQVPFNPQILMTLQEYGHNIVALVSARGGANYAVLGFAPLVFVLIPALFVRRGNTALKAMLVAFPVFLSVPALGSVYNGFSFPSGRFSFEWALFIGLAVGLLLADERPFTRKQLAAMLGGYLVLWAAVFAIVGHVRVEFVVPFAIGLLSWGVFAVEAVRSTRAAAASPGQPAAEPDAQSASARGDWSEPLSRWLVLGLLVAGIFAAAAFTHDTRWGDNLQKNLPQGKVLNSYLKNPGALGMTVEDDSFFRTQASEPLFYNDAIVQGLNSTGFYYSIMNGNLTRFLVDNEVRPGWSSFSMEGLDDRAALNAVTAVKYYTTKPKLAMYTPYGYTPIKTTAKSILYRNEHALPLGFVYEGVLGKAEFDALPIVARQQAMLDAAVVDDPSALGLPSITPSITVVDVPCSVTATGAVVDMERNTIVRPVGLGRVHLTFAPQPDSELYVQIKDFENVASSPADWAPYLYPNGPTPEQAASLAEAERTFEPPRQMVTAYTAGGPHKEARWETDDSPYFWGDHTQLVNLGYSSSGVASATVTFRQAGKITFESMKVLAVPMAGYAEKVAALKANAMRDIKVTNNRVTGTVDSPKPGLLFLSIPYAPGWTATVDGKSAPLHRANTGFTGVVVPAGTHAIELRYATPWFAAGVASFGFALALSAGLLVLARRRARAGAGPAGPLA; encoded by the coding sequence ATGGAAGACGGCTCGCGCACCTCACAACCGAAGCGCTCGTTGCGCGATCTCGCCATCGGTGGCGGGGTCTTCTCGCTCGTGATGGTCCTCGCGTTCCGGTACCTCGCGCTGTACGACAAGTCGCTGGTCTGGGTTCCCGATGGCGCCGCGCAGCACTTCCCCACGGTCTACTACTGGAATCAGATCGTGCGCGACTTCCTCCAGAACCCGGCGCAGGGCTTCCCGTTCTGGTCCTGGCAGCTCGGGTTCGGTGCCGATACGATCAACACGCTGTCGTTCTACGCGGTGGGCGACCCCTTTGTCCCGCTCACCCTCGCGTTCCCGATGAAGTCGATGGAGCTCGGGTTCCTCGTTCTCTACGGAGTGCGGCTGCTGTGCGCCGGGCTCTTCAGCGCGATGTATCTGCGCAAGATGGGCGCACGGCGCTTCTCGGCGCTGGCTGGCAGCCTCGTCTACGTATTCACCGCGTTCACGCTGCTCTACAGCGTGCATCACCCCATCTTCGCAACCGCACTCGCGCTCTTCCCCCTGATGCTGCTCGGCGCGGAGTACGCGCTCGAAGGTAAGCGGTACTGGGTGCTTGTGCTTGCGGTGTTCCTGTCGGCAGCGGGCAACTTCTACTTCTTCTACATGGAGGCGCTTACGCTCATCCTCTATGTGCTCGCGCGCTACTTCGAGATCACGCCGAAGCCCGAGCGCTGGCGCCGTCTCGTCCCAGAGGGCCTGCGCGTCGGCAGCAGCGTGCTGCTGGGTGTGCTGCTCGCCGGACCGGTGCTGTTCCCGAGCATCGCTGCGGTCTTCACCACGGCTCGCCGACAGGTACCGTTCAACCCGCAGATCCTCATGACGCTGCAGGAATACGGGCACAACATCGTGGCGCTCGTCTCCGCGAGGGGCGGTGCGAACTACGCCGTTCTCGGCTTCGCGCCCCTCGTCTTCGTGCTGATCCCGGCGCTGTTCGTCCGCCGAGGCAATACCGCGCTCAAAGCGATGCTCGTCGCGTTCCCGGTGTTCCTCTCCGTGCCCGCTTTGGGCTCGGTCTACAACGGCTTCTCGTTTCCCAGTGGGCGCTTCAGTTTCGAGTGGGCGCTGTTCATCGGGCTTGCGGTAGGACTTCTGCTCGCCGATGAGCGCCCGTTCACCCGCAAGCAGCTCGCTGCGATGCTCGGCGGGTACCTTGTGCTGTGGGCGGCCGTGTTCGCGATCGTCGGCCACGTCCGGGTCGAGTTCGTGGTGCCGTTCGCGATCGGGCTCCTGTCGTGGGGCGTCTTCGCCGTAGAGGCTGTGCGCAGCACGCGCGCCGCCGCGGCCTCGCCCGGGCAGCCTGCAGCCGAGCCCGATGCACAGTCGGCCTCCGCGCGCGGCGACTGGAGCGAGCCCCTCTCGCGCTGGCTGGTGCTCGGACTGCTTGTCGCCGGGATCTTCGCCGCCGCCGCGTTCACGCACGACACGCGCTGGGGTGACAACCTGCAGAAGAACCTGCCCCAGGGCAAGGTCCTCAACAGCTACCTCAAGAACCCCGGGGCGCTCGGCATGACCGTCGAGGACGACTCCTTCTTCCGCACGCAGGCGAGCGAGCCGTTGTTCTACAACGATGCGATCGTGCAGGGTCTGAACTCGACCGGTTTCTACTACTCGATCATGAACGGCAACCTCACACGGTTCCTCGTCGACAACGAGGTGCGGCCCGGCTGGTCGTCGTTCTCAATGGAAGGCCTCGACGACCGCGCCGCCCTCAACGCCGTCACCGCCGTGAAGTACTACACCACCAAGCCGAAACTCGCGATGTACACGCCGTACGGCTACACGCCGATCAAGACGACCGCCAAGAGCATCCTGTATCGCAACGAGCACGCGCTGCCGCTCGGGTTCGTTTACGAGGGCGTGCTCGGCAAGGCGGAGTTCGATGCACTGCCGATCGTGGCGCGCCAGCAGGCGATGCTCGATGCGGCGGTCGTCGACGACCCCTCCGCGCTCGGGCTGCCCAGCATCACGCCCAGCATCACCGTGGTCGACGTACCGTGCTCGGTCACGGCCACCGGAGCCGTCGTGGACATGGAGCGCAACACGATCGTGCGACCGGTGGGCTTGGGCAGGGTGCATCTCACGTTCGCTCCCCAGCCCGACTCCGAGCTCTACGTGCAGATCAAGGACTTCGAGAACGTCGCGAGTTCGCCGGCCGACTGGGCGCCCTATCTCTACCCCAACGGGCCCACTCCCGAGCAGGCTGCATCGCTGGCCGAGGCTGAGCGCACGTTCGAGCCGCCTCGCCAGATGGTGACGGCTTACACCGCAGGCGGGCCGCACAAGGAAGCGCGCTGGGAGACGGACGACTCACCGTACTTCTGGGGCGATCACACGCAACTCGTGAACCTCGGCTACAGCAGTTCCGGCGTCGCGAGTGCGACGGTGACGTTCCGACAGGCTGGGAAGATCACCTTCGAGAGCATGAAGGTGCTCGCCGTGCCGATGGCCGGTTACGCCGAGAAGGTCGCCGCGCTCAAGGCCAACGCGATGCGTGACATCAAGGTGACCAACAACCGGGTGACCGGCACGGTGGACTCGCCGAAGCCTGGGCTACTCTTCCTGAGCATCCCCTACGCGCCCGGCTGGACTGCGACTGTCGACGGCAAGTCCGCACCACTCCACCGCGCGAACACTGGCTTCACGGGTGTTGTCGTGCCTGCTGGCACGCACGCGATCGAGCTGCGGTATGCGACACCCTGGTTCGCCGCCGGGGTCGCGTCCTTTGGGTTCGCGCTTGCGCTCAGTGCAGGCCTGCTCGTACTCGCACGTCGACGCGCTCGCGCCGGCGCGGGCCCAGCGGGGCCGCTCGCGTAA